A genome region from Nitrosopumilus oxyclinae includes the following:
- a CDS encoding SIR2 family NAD-dependent protein deacylase, producing the protein MFESISDQIKNYKKIVFVTGAGISQESGIHTFRGNEGLWRNYDLMKLATIDAFYENPKLVWEWYNDRRSNIFQAQPNQGHNAISELEKYAQVVVLTQNIDGLHKKAGSSNVLELHGSIVKIKCSVCDYNEDILTEISDFPPLCKCGNILRPDVVWFGEPLPQDVWQNAIDFASECDLMVIVGTSFVVSPANTLPLYAKQNNATLIEINPETTEMSGEMDEIIRNTSVEILPKLVSLFKK; encoded by the coding sequence ATGTTTGAATCAATCAGTGATCAAATCAAAAATTATAAAAAAATTGTTTTTGTTACGGGAGCTGGGATTTCACAAGAAAGTGGAATTCATACATTTAGAGGAAATGAAGGATTATGGCGAAATTATGATCTAATGAAGCTTGCAACTATTGATGCATTTTATGAGAATCCTAAACTGGTATGGGAGTGGTATAACGATAGAAGGAGCAATATTTTTCAGGCACAGCCAAATCAAGGCCATAATGCAATATCTGAACTTGAAAAGTATGCCCAAGTTGTGGTTCTAACACAAAATATTGATGGATTACACAAAAAAGCAGGAAGTTCAAACGTTTTAGAATTGCATGGGAGTATTGTAAAGATCAAATGTTCTGTTTGTGATTATAATGAGGATATTTTAACTGAAATTTCTGATTTTCCACCTCTTTGTAAATGTGGGAATATACTAAGACCTGATGTAGTATGGTTTGGAGAACCACTACCACAAGATGTATGGCAAAATGCTATTGATTTTGCAAGTGAATGTGATTTGATGGTCATAGTTGGAACATCATTTGTAGTATCTCCAGCAAATACACTTCCATTATATGCAAAACAAAATAATGCAACACTGATTGAAATAAATCCAGAAACAACAGAGATGTCAGGAGAAATGGATGAAATTATTAGAAATACAAGTGTAGAAATTCTACCAAAATTAGTTTCATTATTTAAAAAATAA
- a CDS encoding mechanosensitive ion channel family protein: protein MAEDEIIGAVAGQASEFQSVTELIASSEALQIAFTVLVIGIIGITLVYRVFSKWVLSQKFSYVRPHLSRFVRVGVLPFFAIILITSMNAYIQSFDLFDNVIIPDLQNNLSDMPENFVVSDNLSSAGTFAKILNTINILVIGYSIAHLIPIIISKREKSNLEKEDFESWKDMRGFLDDKNDLFHRCFQWVPPKNTPEDISDEEFLKNLKTEDGRKFLEEFRTTKGLPIGSYQQLVKNPFGEWKQSEREKYLDYFEKCISGNNQSGKKLRLGQSDEEIYPIDTWREEKRLESYEPIVAGGRPPGYATRKRKNLPKSISQILPLGIFVAVIIGVVSWWGVDLFVLATATGGLAIGVGLALQETMQNYFAYILIRKDKIFAEGERIKLDTGYNGYVHKITPRVTYIRDALNESFAVIPTRQLVNAQIINFSKEIKMVPAMVKVGVSYLNDPKQVSAILVKVGKRVMKESVDSKGRHLVTQLRCPYVEENKPSCGCDKDIHVDINQPVVRFNNFNDSSLDFSLWLYVRDYGSQFKAKTEMRIIMYEEFKKYDIRIPWPIRTVYQGDEKREQEEIDQLSEQRDGVIDEYGIGDIGRGSGEE, encoded by the coding sequence ATGGCCGAGGATGAAATAATAGGTGCAGTAGCTGGACAAGCAAGTGAATTTCAAAGTGTTACTGAACTAATAGCATCATCAGAAGCATTACAGATTGCATTCACCGTTCTTGTAATTGGAATTATTGGTATTACTCTAGTTTATCGAGTTTTTTCAAAATGGGTTTTATCTCAAAAATTTAGTTATGTTAGACCTCATCTTTCAAGATTTGTCAGAGTTGGAGTTTTACCATTTTTTGCAATTATTTTAATCACCAGCATGAATGCATACATTCAATCTTTTGATTTGTTTGACAATGTCATAATCCCAGATTTACAAAATAACTTGTCAGATATGCCAGAAAATTTTGTTGTTAGTGATAATTTATCTTCAGCTGGAACATTTGCTAAAATTCTCAATACCATCAATATACTAGTAATAGGCTATTCAATCGCGCACCTTATACCAATTATCATAAGTAAACGTGAAAAATCAAATTTGGAAAAAGAAGATTTTGAATCTTGGAAGGACATGAGAGGATTTCTTGATGACAAAAATGATTTATTTCATAGATGTTTTCAATGGGTTCCTCCAAAAAATACTCCTGAAGATATTTCAGATGAAGAATTTTTAAAAAATCTTAAAACAGAAGACGGTAGAAAATTTCTAGAAGAATTTAGAACCACAAAAGGACTACCAATTGGAAGTTATCAACAATTAGTAAAGAATCCGTTTGGAGAATGGAAACAATCAGAGAGAGAGAAATATCTTGATTATTTTGAAAAATGTATTTCTGGAAATAATCAATCTGGGAAAAAACTTAGACTTGGTCAATCAGATGAAGAAATTTATCCAATAGATACTTGGAGAGAAGAGAAGAGATTAGAATCGTATGAACCAATTGTTGCTGGTGGAAGACCACCAGGTTATGCAACACGAAAGAGGAAAAATCTTCCAAAATCAATTAGCCAAATACTACCACTAGGGATTTTTGTTGCAGTAATTATTGGTGTAGTTAGTTGGTGGGGTGTTGATCTTTTTGTACTTGCTACTGCTACAGGCGGATTAGCAATTGGTGTTGGATTAGCATTACAAGAAACAATGCAGAACTATTTTGCATACATTCTGATTAGAAAAGACAAAATATTTGCAGAAGGTGAACGAATCAAATTAGATACAGGTTACAATGGCTATGTGCATAAAATTACTCCTAGAGTTACGTACATCAGAGATGCATTAAATGAGTCCTTTGCAGTAATTCCAACAAGACAGCTTGTAAATGCACAGATCATTAACTTTTCAAAAGAGATCAAAATGGTTCCTGCAATGGTTAAAGTTGGAGTTTCATATCTCAATGATCCTAAACAAGTTTCAGCAATACTTGTAAAAGTTGGAAAACGCGTAATGAAAGAATCAGTAGATAGTAAAGGTAGACATCTTGTAACTCAATTAAGATGTCCATATGTGGAAGAAAACAAACCTAGTTGTGGATGTGATAAAGACATTCATGTAGACATCAATCAACCAGTTGTTAGGTTTAACAATTTTAATGATTCTTCATTAGATTTTTCATTATGGCTTTACGTTAGAGATTACGGTTCACAATTCAAAGCTAAAACAGAAATGAGGATAATTATGTATGAGGAATTTAAAAAATATGACATTAGAATTCCATGGCCTATTAGAACTGTATATCAAGGAGATGAAAAACGTGAACAAGAAGAGATCGATCAGCTCAGTGAACAAAGGGATGGTGTTATTGATGAATATGGTATCGGTGACATTGGTCGTGGTAGTGGAGAAGAGTAA
- the glnA gene encoding type I glutamate--ammonia ligase, whose translation MNSDQVLQTIQNENISFIDFWFVDIFGELHNVGMPSYAIDENSFVNGLEKLDASSIVGFKSVNNSDMILMPDPNTFKILPNDYDPGNRKNARIFCDLYDGSTNKESRYTRDSRGIAFKASEKLKEFGLTHTNWGPEIEFFVFDAINVYPSPYAATHSGGGSGYSIESKESPWAKGNVSTAIDIKEGYYPSQPKDTLNGFRKDVCEDLYNYFGIKIEAEHHEVATSGQCEINLVYDEMITMADNVIAVKNLVKVKAKRKNKVATFMPKPIFGDNASAMHTHQSLWNENRNVMYDKDDDVAQMSQTGRYYVGGILSHASALCAISNPTTNSYKRLVPGFEAPVNVCWGLANRSTAIRVPMYNRNQEKSKRIEYRVPDPTANIYLLEAALLLAGLDGIKNKIDPGDPVEENVYKLSTEKKREYNIGTLPVSLKGALDSLSSDSNFLIDIFTKDFLAAYSDLKYKEYTAFAQTPTAWEVSMYADA comes from the coding sequence TTGAATTCAGATCAAGTTTTACAGACTATTCAAAATGAAAATATATCGTTCATAGACTTTTGGTTTGTAGATATTTTTGGTGAACTTCATAATGTTGGAATGCCAAGCTATGCAATTGATGAAAATAGTTTTGTCAATGGTCTTGAAAAATTAGATGCAAGTTCAATTGTTGGCTTCAAATCTGTTAATAATTCTGATATGATTTTAATGCCTGATCCGAATACATTCAAAATTCTTCCTAATGACTATGATCCAGGCAATAGAAAAAATGCAAGAATATTTTGTGATCTTTATGATGGAAGCACAAACAAAGAATCAAGATACACTAGAGATTCTAGAGGTATAGCTTTCAAAGCATCTGAGAAACTAAAAGAATTTGGATTAACTCATACTAATTGGGGTCCTGAAATAGAATTTTTTGTTTTTGATGCAATCAATGTTTATCCATCTCCATATGCAGCAACTCATTCTGGTGGAGGCTCAGGTTACTCAATTGAATCCAAAGAATCCCCATGGGCAAAAGGAAATGTAAGTACTGCAATTGATATCAAGGAGGGATATTATCCATCACAACCAAAAGATACTCTTAATGGTTTTAGGAAAGATGTTTGTGAAGATTTATACAATTATTTCGGAATAAAGATCGAAGCTGAACATCATGAGGTTGCAACTTCTGGTCAATGTGAAATTAATTTAGTTTATGATGAAATGATTACAATGGCTGATAATGTCATTGCAGTTAAAAATTTAGTAAAGGTTAAAGCTAAAAGAAAAAATAAAGTTGCGACCTTTATGCCAAAACCAATTTTTGGTGACAACGCATCTGCCATGCATACTCATCAGAGTTTATGGAATGAAAATAGAAATGTAATGTATGATAAAGATGATGATGTTGCACAAATGAGTCAAACTGGAAGATATTATGTGGGAGGAATTCTAAGTCATGCTTCAGCTCTATGTGCAATTTCAAATCCCACTACAAATTCTTACAAACGTCTTGTTCCTGGATTTGAAGCACCAGTTAATGTATGCTGGGGATTAGCAAATCGTTCCACTGCTATTAGAGTTCCAATGTATAATCGAAACCAAGAAAAAAGTAAGAGAATTGAATATCGTGTACCTGATCCAACAGCAAATATCTATCTTTTAGAAGCTGCATTATTACTTGCAGGGTTAGATGGAATTAAAAACAAAATAGATCCCGGCGATCCAGTTGAAGAGAATGTCTACAAACTTTCTACCGAAAAGAAACGAGAATACAATATCGGAACTCTGCCTGTCTCTTTGAAGGGTGCATTAGATTCTTTGTCTAGTGATTCAAATTTCTTAATTGATATTTTTACAAAAGATTTTCTAGCTGCATATTCCGATTTAAAATATAAAGAATACACTGCATTTGCACAAACACCTACAGCCTGGGAAGTTTCTATGTATGCAGATGCATGA
- the rnz gene encoding ribonuclease Z has protein sequence MKLVFLGTSAAQPTENRGLSCICLERDGEILMFDAGEAAQISFMKSGLGWNKKMKLFVTHMHGDHCVGILGLLQTMSMQNRTETLEIFGPNGIEEFIAANIKVLNFGLSFSVLITTIKEGKVFEDEKFSIYVCKANHSVTAFSYLFEEKDKPGRFNLDKAKQLGIPEGKLWSDLQKGQDITINDKIIKPEQVLGEKRPGKKIGISGDTMPTIELEKFFENCDYLVFDSTFLEEERDRAQDTCHSTAKQAATLGKNAKVKNLVLTHFSARYKDEKGHLKEAKEIHDSVITAKDLLEIEIK, from the coding sequence ATGAAACTTGTATTCCTAGGTACTTCTGCTGCCCAACCCACTGAAAATAGAGGATTGTCATGTATTTGTCTAGAAAGAGATGGTGAGATCTTAATGTTTGATGCAGGTGAAGCTGCCCAGATATCATTTATGAAATCAGGTTTGGGTTGGAATAAAAAAATGAAGTTGTTTGTTACGCATATGCATGGAGATCACTGTGTAGGAATTTTGGGATTATTACAAACCATGTCAATGCAAAATAGAACTGAAACATTAGAAATTTTTGGACCAAATGGAATTGAAGAATTTATTGCAGCAAATATCAAAGTGTTAAATTTTGGATTATCATTTTCTGTATTAATCACTACCATTAAAGAGGGAAAAGTGTTTGAAGATGAAAAATTTTCTATTTATGTATGTAAAGCAAATCATTCAGTAACTGCTTTTTCATATTTGTTTGAAGAAAAAGATAAACCTGGACGATTCAATCTTGATAAAGCTAAACAATTAGGAATTCCTGAAGGAAAACTATGGAGTGATCTACAAAAAGGTCAGGATATTACAATTAATGATAAAATAATAAAGCCAGAACAGGTATTGGGAGAAAAACGTCCAGGTAAAAAAATTGGAATTTCTGGCGATACAATGCCGACTATAGAATTGGAGAAATTTTTTGAGAATTGTGATTATTTGGTATTTGATTCAACGTTTTTAGAAGAAGAAAGAGATAGAGCACAGGATACATGTCATTCTACTGCAAAACAAGCAGCAACATTAGGAAAAAATGCTAAAGTAAAAAATTTAGTTTTAACACATTTTTCAGCTAGATACAAAGATGAAAAAGGACATTTGAAAGAAGCAAAAGAAATTCATGATTCAGTGATCACTGCAAAAGATCTCTTAGAGATAGAAATTAAATAA
- a CDS encoding AAA family ATPase, protein MLTKLIVCLTGMPGAGKSTIAEGLQSKGYEIINMGNTVREEAKKRNLESTRENLGKLMLELREKNGPGAIAELVKPQIESSTSNVILIDGVRSNDEIQVLKKYGTVKLLAVHASTDTRFDFLQKRGRSDDPQTKQHFEERDNRELGVGVSNSIALSDNAISNVGKTKEELIEQTFKIIQKWLE, encoded by the coding sequence ATGTTGACAAAACTAATTGTATGTTTAACAGGAATGCCCGGAGCAGGCAAGTCTACCATTGCAGAAGGATTACAATCTAAAGGATATGAAATAATCAATATGGGAAATACTGTTAGAGAAGAAGCTAAAAAAAGAAATTTAGAATCCACTAGAGAAAATCTAGGAAAATTAATGCTTGAATTAAGAGAAAAAAATGGTCCTGGCGCAATAGCTGAATTAGTTAAACCACAAATTGAATCTTCAACTTCAAATGTAATTTTAATTGATGGAGTTAGATCCAATGATGAAATTCAAGTATTGAAAAAATATGGTACCGTAAAATTATTAGCAGTTCATGCTTCTACTGATACTAGATTCGATTTCTTACAAAAAAGAGGAAGATCAGATGATCCTCAAACAAAACAACATTTCGAAGAAAGAGACAATCGTGAATTAGGAGTTGGTGTAAGTAATTCTATTGCACTCTCTGATAATGCAATATCTAATGTCGGTAAAACAAAAGAAGAATTAATTGAACAAACTTTTAAAATTATTCAAAAATGGTTAGAATGA
- a CDS encoding TRM11 family SAM-dependent methyltransferase, with the protein MPESFFVLSKDYLELATDEISAIAKMYDRFSKIKVISNLVIVQSKTNVNEITKRATFVKTSGQILRKMSGLFLDEENVGVLKNAKSFVCRVINLSPNQFNVPELESSMGDMISKFSHAKVNLENPDITVYLIFTNNENFFGFSKRSKEQVRPKKIKKYPHELDWKLTRVMINLIGMKKGETVCDPFCGTGTTLLEAESMGIHGIGLDFDEKMCEIAKKNLKVNNYHSKIINSEFHGLSKIADKFDGIVTDLPYGTASKTSEKPQEILKKFFSMLPKRKKVAIMYKKEMDFNSKLNGLKKYHIYRHKSLTRTILIK; encoded by the coding sequence ATGCCAGAAAGTTTTTTTGTTCTATCTAAAGATTATCTAGAACTTGCAACAGATGAAATCAGTGCAATAGCAAAAATGTATGATAGATTTTCTAAAATCAAAGTAATTTCCAATTTGGTAATTGTGCAATCTAAAACAAATGTAAATGAAATAACAAAACGTGCTACTTTTGTAAAAACTTCGGGGCAGATTTTACGAAAAATGTCTGGATTATTTCTAGATGAAGAAAACGTTGGGGTTTTAAAAAATGCAAAAAGTTTTGTTTGTAGAGTCATTAATTTATCACCAAATCAATTCAACGTTCCAGAATTAGAGAGTTCTATGGGAGATATGATATCAAAATTTTCTCATGCAAAAGTAAATTTAGAAAATCCAGATATTACAGTATATTTGATTTTTACAAATAATGAAAACTTTTTTGGTTTTTCAAAACGATCTAAAGAACAGGTAAGACCAAAAAAGATCAAGAAATACCCTCATGAATTAGATTGGAAACTGACCAGAGTAATGATTAATCTGATTGGGATGAAAAAAGGAGAGACCGTATGCGATCCATTTTGTGGAACAGGTACTACACTTCTTGAGGCAGAATCAATGGGAATTCATGGTATCGGGTTAGATTTTGATGAAAAAATGTGCGAAATTGCTAAGAAAAATCTCAAGGTGAATAATTATCATTCAAAGATAATAAACTCAGAATTTCATGGATTATCAAAAATAGCAGACAAATTTGATGGAATTGTAACTGATTTGCCATATGGAACAGCCTCAAAAACATCAGAAAAACCTCAAGAAATACTGAAGAAATTTTTCTCAATGCTGCCTAAACGAAAAAAAGTTGCAATTATGTACAAAAAAGAAATGGACTTTAATTCCAAATTAAATGGATTAAAAAAATATCATATCTATAGGCATAAAAGCTTGACAAGAACAATTCTGATAAAATGA
- a CDS encoding universal stress protein has product MAKFKKILVPLDGSSNSMRGLDRAIEIAKGGDAEITGFYVFHLPIAAGIKYTAKMKEEAQRKAVKAIGPAMNKTQKAGAVFKYKTGGGNTGSEIVKFAKNGKFDMIVIGARGLGGAKEAFLGSTSNYVMHKTAVPVLVVK; this is encoded by the coding sequence ATGGCCAAATTCAAAAAAATTCTAGTTCCTCTTGATGGTTCATCAAATTCTATGAGAGGATTAGATAGAGCAATTGAAATTGCTAAAGGTGGAGACGCAGAAATTACAGGATTTTATGTATTTCATTTGCCAATAGCAGCAGGAATCAAATATACAGCAAAAATGAAAGAAGAAGCACAAAGAAAAGCTGTCAAAGCTATTGGTCCTGCTATGAATAAAACTCAAAAGGCCGGTGCTGTTTTCAAATACAAAACTGGTGGTGGAAATACTGGTTCTGAAATTGTTAAATTTGCTAAAAATGGAAAATTTGACATGATTGTAATAGGTGCACGAGGATTGGGTGGTGCAAAAGAGGCATTTCTCGGAAGTACATCAAATTATGTAATGCATAAAACTGCAGTTCCTGTTTTAGTAGTAAAATAG
- a CDS encoding ribose-phosphate diphosphokinase, with amino-acid sequence MSNLSVIAGKSSEDVAKKLSRKIKANFVKSQIRVFEDGESKITLNGKISKKKSIVVQSIYPPVDTNLLQALSLISKAKETSSEVIAVIPYMGYARQDREFLPGEIVTMKVLGKLFKGAGASKIIAVDIHSMIGFKHFSIKTKNVSAIPELVQYFKKLSLKNPLVVSPDQGGKERAKEFAKELGSEYIALEKKRDRKTGKVQIKTKNLDEVTNRDLILVDDMISTGGSIVKATQFLKKQKCKKVYVACTHALLMNDAEKRIREAGVTKIISANTIPGKTSIVDISNTIAKAI; translated from the coding sequence TTGAGTAATTTATCAGTAATTGCAGGTAAATCATCTGAAGATGTAGCTAAAAAATTATCTAGAAAAATAAAGGCAAATTTTGTAAAATCACAAATAAGAGTTTTTGAGGATGGAGAAAGTAAAATTACTCTCAACGGAAAAATATCAAAGAAAAAATCCATTGTTGTACAATCAATTTATCCCCCAGTTGATACAAATCTACTCCAAGCATTATCACTAATTTCAAAAGCTAAAGAAACATCATCAGAAGTAATTGCTGTAATTCCATATATGGGATATGCAAGACAAGATAGAGAATTTTTACCAGGAGAAATTGTGACGATGAAAGTTCTTGGCAAGCTGTTCAAAGGAGCTGGTGCATCAAAAATTATTGCTGTAGATATTCACAGTATGATTGGATTCAAACATTTTTCCATTAAAACAAAGAATGTTTCTGCAATTCCAGAACTTGTGCAATATTTTAAGAAATTGAGCCTAAAAAATCCACTTGTTGTATCACCAGACCAAGGAGGAAAAGAGAGAGCCAAGGAATTTGCAAAGGAATTAGGTTCAGAATACATTGCTTTAGAGAAAAAAAGAGATAGAAAAACAGGTAAAGTTCAGATTAAAACAAAGAATCTAGATGAAGTTACAAACAGAGATTTGATATTAGTTGATGATATGATTAGTACAGGTGGGAGTATTGTGAAAGCTACTCAATTTCTTAAAAAACAAAAATGTAAAAAAGTGTATGTTGCATGTACACATGCACTTTTAATGAATGATGCAGAAAAAAGAATTAGAGAAGCAGGAGTAACTAAAATTATTAGTGCAAATACAATTCCAGGTAAAACATCTATTGTAGATATTTCCAATACTATTGCAAAGGCAATTTAA
- a CDS encoding VIT1/CCC1 transporter family protein, with product MKIHFDDFIYGSIDGAVTTFAIVAGVMGASLSSTIILILGFANLFADGFSMAASNYQASKARNEFVQMKRKQEEWEIDNLEEQERDEIRDIYREKGFKDELLEDVVRIITSKRKVWIDTMMKEELGLIEDAKNPMHSSVSTFVGFNFVGLIPLIPFMIFMMIGIELNKDAFVYSIAGVCAAFFLVGMIKGKIVKKSMMRSGINTLIIGGIAAIVAYLVGYGLNFLVS from the coding sequence ATGAAAATACATTTTGATGATTTTATTTATGGTTCCATAGATGGAGCAGTTACAACTTTTGCAATAGTTGCAGGTGTTATGGGCGCATCATTATCTTCTACAATAATCTTAATTCTAGGATTTGCAAATTTATTTGCTGACGGGTTTTCTATGGCTGCATCAAATTATCAAGCATCAAAAGCAAGAAATGAGTTTGTACAAATGAAAAGAAAACAAGAAGAATGGGAAATAGATAATTTAGAAGAACAAGAAAGAGATGAAATCAGGGATATCTACAGAGAAAAAGGTTTCAAAGATGAATTGTTAGAAGATGTTGTAAGAATAATCACATCAAAGAGAAAAGTATGGATAGATACAATGATGAAAGAGGAATTAGGATTAATTGAAGATGCTAAAAATCCCATGCATAGTTCTGTAAGCACTTTTGTTGGTTTCAATTTTGTTGGATTAATTCCATTAATTCCATTCATGATTTTCATGATGATAGGAATTGAATTAAATAAAGATGCTTTTGTATATTCTATCGCAGGAGTTTGTGCTGCATTCTTTCTTGTTGGAATGATAAAAGGAAAGATTGTAAAAAAATCAATGATGCGCTCTGGAATTAATACATTAATTATTGGAGGAATTGCTGCAATTGTCGCATATTTGGTAGGTTATGGATTAAATTTTCTAGTATCTTAG
- a CDS encoding KamA family radical SAM protein produces the protein MTYQESAWSDSPSLKSYTLANFRTLPQIQKLSEETRFEMEVVGNVLPFKANNYVVEQLIDWNNIPNDPIFVLTFPQKGMLKPEHYKKMETALKNNLDKKEITAIANEIRLQLNPHPAGQMELNVPTLKDGTKLYGMQHKYKETCLFFPSQSQTCHAYCSFCFRWPQFVGMDEMKFAMQEGEQLVQYVREHPEISDVLFTGGDPMIMKAKIFSKYVDALIDAKLPNLKTIRIGTKALAYWPYKFLTDSDSQEMLDVFKKITDNGLHLAFMAHFNHLNELSTDAVKNAIKEVRKTGAQIRTQSPILAHINDDAEMWAKMWTKQVQLGCIPYYMFVVRDTGAQHYFGIPLVKAYQIFKKAYSSVSGLARTVRGPSMSATPGKVHVIGTANLSDQKVIVLRFLQGRNPDWVQVPFFAKYDENAIWLDDLKPALTDKFFFDEEMKNFKATHPTEDYPES, from the coding sequence ATGACCTATCAAGAATCAGCATGGAGTGATTCACCATCACTAAAATCATATACATTAGCAAATTTTCGTACTCTTCCACAAATTCAAAAGCTTAGTGAAGAAACTAGATTTGAAATGGAAGTTGTGGGAAATGTTTTGCCATTTAAAGCAAATAATTATGTTGTTGAACAATTAATTGATTGGAATAATATCCCAAATGATCCGATTTTTGTCTTGACATTTCCTCAAAAAGGAATGCTAAAACCAGAACATTATAAAAAAATGGAGACTGCTTTAAAAAATAATTTAGATAAAAAAGAAATTACTGCAATTGCAAATGAAATTCGTTTACAGTTAAATCCACATCCAGCAGGTCAAATGGAATTAAATGTTCCAACATTAAAGGATGGAACAAAACTTTATGGAATGCAGCACAAATACAAAGAAACTTGTCTCTTTTTCCCTAGTCAGAGTCAAACATGTCATGCATATTGTAGCTTTTGTTTTAGGTGGCCACAATTTGTTGGAATGGATGAGATGAAATTTGCAATGCAAGAGGGAGAGCAATTAGTTCAATATGTTAGAGAGCATCCAGAAATTTCTGATGTGCTTTTTACTGGTGGTGATCCAATGATAATGAAAGCAAAAATTTTCTCAAAATATGTTGATGCTTTAATTGATGCTAAACTTCCAAATCTTAAAACAATTAGAATTGGAACAAAAGCACTAGCCTACTGGCCATACAAGTTTTTGACTGATTCAGACTCTCAAGAAATGTTAGATGTTTTCAAAAAAATTACCGACAACGGCTTGCATCTTGCATTTATGGCTCACTTTAACCATTTGAATGAATTATCCACTGATGCAGTAAAAAATGCAATTAAAGAAGTAAGAAAAACAGGAGCACAAATTAGAACCCAATCTCCTATACTAGCACATATCAACGACGATGCAGAAATGTGGGCTAAAATGTGGACTAAACAAGTTCAACTCGGATGTATTCCATACTACATGTTTGTAGTTAGAGATACTGGTGCTCAACATTACTTTGGGATTCCATTGGTGAAAGCTTATCAAATTTTCAAAAAAGCATATTCTTCAGTTAGTGGATTAGCCAGAACTGTTCGTGGACCAAGTATGTCTGCAACTCCAGGAAAAGTACATGTTATTGGAACTGCAAATCTGAGTGATCAAAAAGTAATTGTATTGAGATTTTTACAGGGCAGAAATCCTGATTGGGTTCAAGTTCCATTCTTTGCAAAATATGATGAAAATGCAATTTGGTTAGATGATTTGAAGCCTGCTCTTACTGACAAATTCTTTTTTGATGAAGAAATGAAAAATTTCAAAGCAACACATCCAACTGAAGATTATCCTGAATCTTAG
- a CDS encoding RNA-binding domain-containing protein gives MKIPNINCKIEMVCPVNLSEDPDKVIQAISNIFPHSNIKNENFSIKAQSNELRSLEKIYESIVSTQSQKSYTRNLENNLEGNSTWFFLNKQAAFVDQIAICDEAEESPLGPIKVILDSSNIDGIIDWIFD, from the coding sequence ATGAAAATTCCGAACATTAATTGTAAAATTGAAATGGTCTGCCCAGTAAACTTATCAGAAGATCCTGATAAAGTTATACAAGCAATTTCTAATATTTTTCCACACTCGAATATTAAAAATGAAAATTTTTCAATTAAAGCACAATCAAATGAATTAAGATCTTTAGAAAAAATTTATGAATCAATTGTTTCTACACAATCTCAAAAAAGTTATACACGTAATTTAGAAAATAATTTAGAAGGAAACAGTACCTGGTTTTTTCTAAATAAGCAAGCAGCTTTTGTAGATCAAATTGCAATATGTGATGAGGCAGAAGAATCTCCCCTTGGACCAATTAAGGTAATCCTGGATTCATCAAACATTGATGGAATAATTGATTGGATTTTTGACTAA